The following are encoded in a window of Jeotgalibacillus aurantiacus genomic DNA:
- a CDS encoding XtrA/YqaO family protein, with protein MRMEKLEVGRDGCVKFDIMELNNCAVIIDNGKAKMVPLPEYGEARIITHQGKIKRVKFEEGEEF; from the coding sequence ATGAGAATGGAAAAACTTGAAGTAGGTCGAGACGGTTGTGTGAAATTTGATATAATGGAACTAAATAACTGTGCTGTGATTATCGACAATGGTAAAGCCAAAATGGTTCCTCTTCCTGAATACGGAGAAGCGCGGATCATCACTCACCAGGGTAAGATCAAGCGCGTAAAGTTTGAGGAAGGGGAAGAGTTTTGA
- a CDS encoding GIY-YIG nuclease family protein produces the protein MNCNSSPLGVPGELLNGFSELKLSDFDRPGVYGLILNETEYLYIGKSNTSMFKRIWDHIGNLLTKPELFGLLPSELKCRNMRISIVEVKDFGDDKISLNDKELNAINKNKPILQIQPNSDRCIRGNDKRRAAVKERMHIV, from the coding sequence ATGAATTGCAATTCTAGCCCGCTCGGCGTCCCTGGCGAATTACTAAATGGATTTTCTGAGCTGAAACTATCTGACTTTGACAGACCAGGTGTGTATGGTCTCATTCTAAATGAAACAGAATATCTGTATATTGGAAAATCTAATACTTCTATGTTTAAAAGAATTTGGGATCATATAGGGAACTTGTTAACGAAACCCGAATTATTTGGGCTATTACCTTCTGAATTAAAATGTAGGAATATGAGGATCAGTATTGTCGAGGTTAAGGATTTTGGTGACGACAAAATTAGTTTAAATGATAAAGAACTAAATGCTATTAATAAAAATAAACCAATCTTACAAATACAACCTAACAGTGATCGGTGCATCCGCGGCAATGACAAAAGAAGGGCTGCTGTAAAAGAAAGGATGCATATTGTTTGA
- a CDS encoding GNAT family N-acetyltransferase, translating into MEIRLLDSNEISNLIDFVHQVEEIDENCNDFLEVSPHFFKVMKDKKVICYGIFEEDKLIAYYLVHFEGVHPYSLPKGINKECINKTAEIFSFLVHSSFRGRSLQKILTEKAELEAINRGFLYMLVKVKSNNEYSKNNFEKMGYITDTQKNGLRTYYKSLR; encoded by the coding sequence TTGGAGATAAGGTTATTAGATTCTAATGAAATTTCAAACTTAATTGATTTTGTTCATCAAGTAGAAGAAATAGATGAAAATTGTAATGATTTTCTTGAGGTAAGTCCGCATTTTTTTAAGGTAATGAAAGATAAAAAAGTAATTTGTTATGGAATATTTGAAGAAGATAAATTAATAGCATATTATCTTGTGCATTTTGAAGGAGTCCATCCATATAGTTTGCCAAAGGGAATTAACAAAGAATGTATAAACAAAACAGCAGAAATTTTCTCGTTTTTAGTGCACTCTTCATTTCGAGGGAGATCACTTCAAAAAATATTGACTGAAAAGGCAGAATTAGAAGCGATAAATAGAGGTTTTTTATACATGCTTGTAAAGGTAAAAAGTAATAATGAATACTCCAAAAATAACTTCGAAAAAATGGGATATATCACAGATACTCAAAAGAACGGATTGAGAACTTATTATAAATCATTAAGATAA
- a CDS encoding S-layer homology domain-containing protein has translation MAYQPKSYRKFLAGTVTTALVASVVAPVAGAQEAQAGKTFTDVSVTDVHGENIYKAVDLGLINGYTDGTFKPYSDIKRSHVIKILARYVIAQAGAETLADYQEMVDLSEVTPFNDIPESISDKELYSLSLVVKEAGIFVGSNNNVRPSDTISRQEMATVLVRTFGLEDLENVESDVTDLDAAFEVHRENINILRENEVTTQTEFDPRDNTLRGQFASFLIRALEVNPIPVPIPLPAFELMFNEEGNEFTATFDEMVSEDVSDDVLLASVVDAGVMVNGEPASAELLAALNLMPEWNEDRTAVTFTHTDLDVAVRVLGLDAEEIELMIGEASATYTLETFGIASAEVVDGKVSVTFEGDVSEEEAAYLVSTLEFDPALTVVEGSVEAATAAADDHTSTFTFEVEEDLSEVTELSIVGFDGAVVEVPVLTGEVMVESVMAVNTNQLAVTFNQAVNTEDAEITLRRGAVVYNADVTFNEEGTVATLETAVDLPAGDYTVTVEGLTEEALVETVTVEAEEVAGVEIISNTFSTMNNATIDFKVVNQYGADMEIDGDEVVATAFNVTGANNVSLTGSATESKISFTDVDGADDVLGNDDDQIAVGDQVRVTISYQGETIQKTVTAVEIPAAADVSFGSVEPLEGEVRITPSNAGLKVPYVLSNQFGEEIEFDTHTANADGVANTETIDGVLFTSSNLSVVNPDTFTVNADGELLFTAGASAGTAIVTAIINSTGETASFTVTVEEAAELEALNLSEPSVLVAATETVEVPFSAVDQYGDAIAPDSTLLNGITFTSSNNLVVNGASVDFDSEGKLQVPTLDDGEVTLTATKGGVTVGTVTLDVQEEAVANSIVSVDLAERYEDGGTAELTFSDITVKDQYGRDFNLTTEEISVSAVDGSFDTVTASQTTDGGDGTFNATTDVFTFTGTSDYDNNEVVEISLPGGTDTFELTLASVAEDEITSYSISDVGVLYADAAHTAASDYAETLTVMGMTSDNKEVALVSGKVTSWSTSAPGVVGITGDVAFGLSAGTSTISAFDGATRLATLTVTTSTEAPVPTSVSFADDSLALDTVTTTSGSVVLTVEDQYGVDITAGAETDGTYSSSDEDVATVAADGTVTAVAAGTAVIAFVSENGLVATYEVTVN, from the coding sequence ATGGCTTACCAACCAAAGTCTTACCGTAAGTTTCTTGCGGGTACTGTAACAACTGCTCTTGTTGCATCTGTAGTAGCACCAGTTGCTGGCGCTCAGGAAGCACAAGCAGGCAAAACATTCACTGACGTATCTGTGACAGACGTTCACGGCGAAAACATCTACAAAGCTGTTGACCTTGGTCTAATCAATGGTTACACAGATGGAACGTTCAAGCCTTACTCTGATATCAAACGTTCTCACGTTATCAAGATCCTTGCTCGTTACGTAATTGCTCAAGCAGGTGCTGAAACACTTGCAGACTATCAGGAAATGGTTGACCTTTCAGAAGTAACACCATTCAATGATATTCCTGAGTCAATCTCTGACAAAGAACTTTACAGCCTTTCTCTAGTAGTGAAAGAAGCTGGAATCTTCGTTGGAAGCAACAACAATGTTCGCCCTTCTGACACAATCTCACGTCAGGAAATGGCAACAGTTCTTGTTCGTACTTTCGGACTTGAAGATCTTGAAAACGTTGAGTCAGATGTAACTGACCTTGACGCTGCTTTCGAAGTTCACCGCGAAAACATCAACATCCTTCGCGAGAACGAAGTAACAACACAAACAGAATTCGATCCACGTGACAACACGCTTCGTGGTCAGTTTGCTTCATTCCTGATCCGTGCGCTTGAAGTTAATCCGATTCCAGTTCCAATCCCACTTCCAGCGTTCGAACTTATGTTCAACGAAGAAGGTAACGAGTTCACTGCTACTTTCGATGAAATGGTATCTGAAGATGTATCTGACGACGTATTACTTGCATCAGTTGTTGACGCTGGCGTAATGGTAAATGGTGAGCCTGCATCTGCTGAGCTTCTTGCAGCTCTTAACTTAATGCCTGAGTGGAACGAAGACCGCACTGCAGTAACGTTCACTCACACTGACCTTGACGTAGCAGTACGTGTACTTGGTCTTGATGCTGAAGAAATCGAACTTATGATTGGTGAAGCATCTGCAACTTACACACTTGAAACGTTCGGAATTGCTTCTGCTGAAGTAGTAGACGGAAAAGTATCTGTAACTTTCGAAGGCGACGTGTCTGAAGAAGAAGCAGCTTACCTTGTATCTACTCTTGAGTTCGATCCAGCTCTAACGGTTGTTGAAGGTTCTGTAGAAGCTGCAACAGCTGCTGCTGACGATCACACATCAACATTCACTTTTGAAGTTGAAGAGGACCTTTCTGAAGTGACTGAGCTTTCTATCGTAGGATTTGATGGTGCTGTAGTAGAGGTACCTGTTCTTACTGGTGAAGTAATGGTTGAGAGTGTAATGGCGGTTAACACTAATCAACTTGCTGTAACGTTTAACCAGGCTGTAAACACAGAAGATGCTGAGATTACTCTACGCAGAGGTGCTGTAGTTTACAATGCTGACGTCACTTTCAATGAAGAAGGCACTGTAGCAACACTTGAAACTGCAGTTGATCTTCCTGCTGGAGACTACACTGTTACAGTTGAAGGTCTTACAGAAGAAGCTTTAGTTGAAACTGTAACTGTTGAAGCAGAAGAAGTAGCTGGAGTTGAAATCATTTCTAATACATTCTCTACAATGAATAATGCAACAATTGATTTTAAAGTAGTTAATCAATATGGAGCAGACATGGAGATTGATGGAGATGAAGTTGTAGCGACAGCATTCAATGTTACTGGTGCAAATAACGTATCTTTAACTGGATCTGCGACAGAAAGTAAAATTTCTTTCACGGATGTTGACGGTGCAGATGATGTTCTTGGAAACGATGACGATCAAATTGCAGTAGGGGATCAAGTACGTGTTACTATCTCTTATCAAGGCGAAACTATCCAAAAAACTGTAACTGCTGTTGAAATTCCAGCTGCAGCTGATGTTTCATTTGGTTCTGTAGAGCCATTAGAAGGTGAAGTAAGAATTACCCCTTCGAACGCTGGATTGAAAGTACCATATGTTTTATCTAATCAGTTTGGTGAAGAAATTGAATTTGATACTCACACTGCTAACGCAGATGGAGTTGCTAACACTGAAACAATTGATGGTGTACTATTTACATCTTCTAATCTTTCAGTTGTAAACCCAGATACATTTACAGTTAATGCTGATGGAGAACTTTTATTCACAGCTGGTGCTTCTGCTGGAACAGCTATCGTAACAGCGATCATTAACTCGACTGGTGAAACTGCAAGCTTTACAGTAACTGTTGAAGAAGCTGCTGAATTAGAAGCTCTTAACCTTTCTGAGCCAAGTGTATTAGTTGCTGCTACAGAAACTGTTGAAGTTCCATTCAGTGCAGTAGATCAGTACGGTGATGCTATTGCGCCGGATAGTACTCTATTAAACGGAATTACTTTTACTTCATCTAACAATTTAGTTGTTAATGGAGCATCAGTTGATTTTGACTCTGAAGGTAAACTTCAAGTTCCGACACTTGATGATGGTGAGGTTACTCTTACTGCAACTAAAGGTGGGGTGACAGTTGGTACTGTAACTCTTGACGTTCAAGAAGAAGCTGTTGCTAACTCAATCGTTTCAGTTGATCTTGCTGAAAGATATGAAGATGGTGGGACTGCAGAACTTACTTTCAGTGACATCACTGTAAAGGATCAGTACGGACGTGACTTCAACCTAACAACAGAAGAAATTTCTGTATCAGCTGTTGATGGTTCATTTGATACTGTAACTGCATCCCAAACAACAGATGGTGGAGATGGAACATTCAATGCAACTACTGATGTTTTCACTTTCACAGGTACTTCAGATTATGATAACAATGAAGTTGTTGAAATCTCTCTTCCAGGTGGAACAGATACATTTGAATTAACATTAGCTTCAGTTGCAGAAGATGAAATCACTTCTTACTCAATCAGTGATGTAGGCGTATTATATGCTGATGCTGCTCATACAGCTGCAAGTGATTATGCTGAAACTTTGACTGTTATGGGTATGACGTCTGATAATAAAGAGGTTGCACTTGTATCTGGAAAAGTAACTTCTTGGTCAACTTCAGCCCCTGGTGTAGTTGGAATTACTGGAGATGTTGCATTTGGATTAAGTGCTGGAACATCTACTATTTCAGCATTTGACGGTGCGACTCGTCTAGCTACTTTGACTGTTACAACATCTACAGAGGCTCCGGTACCAACTTCAGTGTCATTTGCTGATGATTCATTAGCTTTGGATACTGTAACAACTACATCTGGTTCAGTAGTGCTTACGGTTGAGGATCAGTATGGAGTAGATATTACTGCTGGTGCAGAAACTGATGGAACTTATAGTTCTTCTGACGAAGATGTAGCAACAGTAGCTGCTGACGGTACTGTAACTGCAGTAGCAGCAGGAACAGCAGTAATTGCATTCGTTTCTGAAAATGGTTTAGTAGCTACTTATGAAGTAACTGTAAACTAA
- a CDS encoding S-layer homology domain-containing protein codes for MKKVMTFTAAAVLSAGIFGADGAAAAENDVQGFKELLTEVGRDKGIPPEILKAMAYAESKGFVHFDENGKAIRTDDGGIGLMQLTLTPEEISRYQIDTDRLESDVKYHIEQAADHLLRKKNLNLPLVNDNELHDLESWYFAVMAYNGLSEINDPGTHPVSSYQERVFDYVRNYSLIPLGETPELTINYGDTDEDRLIMRFPADLDYTWPTETESLQLAEIGDMVFSYNEDLSYSNLRESITDATPERINHYTPMQITGGPYEATGEANQYVFYEVKGNFGTGYIASSNLQSSDDLKVFSDLNTGEVETAVAYLQHRGIINGYTDGTYRERSVLERRHAAALIVRALGLTKPDNYVVKSPDLTPSTPGYEDLAIMEYHNIMGRGGTMDATKPLKRSQMASILNRAFGDVYEDPTGVIRIRDIAVTDANYPDISTLVYNDITVADADRAFNPWRDVTRGQYALFVERTIRLMEEK; via the coding sequence TTGAAGAAGGTTATGACTTTTACCGCGGCTGCGGTGCTGTCTGCCGGGATTTTTGGAGCAGATGGAGCAGCCGCGGCGGAAAATGATGTGCAGGGGTTTAAGGAGCTGTTAACGGAGGTTGGACGGGATAAGGGCATTCCTCCTGAAATTTTAAAGGCAATGGCGTATGCGGAGAGTAAGGGTTTTGTTCATTTTGATGAGAATGGGAAAGCGATTCGGACGGATGACGGCGGTATTGGGCTGATGCAGCTGACGCTGACACCGGAGGAGATTTCACGTTACCAGATAGATACGGATCGTCTGGAGTCTGATGTAAAGTATCATATCGAACAGGCAGCGGATCATCTGTTGAGAAAGAAGAATCTGAATTTGCCACTTGTGAATGACAACGAGCTGCATGATCTTGAGTCCTGGTATTTTGCGGTGATGGCGTATAACGGGTTAAGTGAGATTAATGATCCTGGTACGCATCCTGTATCGTCTTATCAGGAGCGGGTGTTTGATTATGTGCGTAATTACAGTCTGATTCCGCTCGGGGAGACGCCGGAACTAACAATCAATTATGGTGATACGGATGAAGATCGCCTCATTATGCGATTCCCGGCAGATCTGGATTACACCTGGCCAACAGAAACAGAGAGTCTTCAGTTGGCTGAGATCGGGGATATGGTTTTCTCCTATAATGAAGACCTTTCTTATTCCAACTTAAGAGAAAGTATCACGGATGCAACTCCTGAGCGGATTAATCATTATACGCCAATGCAGATCACTGGTGGACCGTATGAAGCAACCGGTGAAGCAAATCAGTACGTGTTTTATGAAGTGAAAGGAAACTTTGGGACTGGATACATCGCAAGTTCAAATCTCCAATCAAGCGACGATCTGAAGGTGTTCTCGGATCTGAATACAGGTGAGGTAGAGACAGCCGTTGCCTATCTTCAGCATAGAGGCATTATTAATGGGTATACAGATGGCACTTACCGCGAGCGAAGTGTACTGGAGAGACGTCATGCCGCTGCACTGATTGTACGGGCACTCGGTCTGACAAAGCCTGATAACTATGTGGTGAAATCACCGGATCTGACGCCGTCCACTCCAGGATATGAGGATCTTGCGATTATGGAATACCACAATATTATGGGACGTGGCGGTACGATGGATGCAACGAAACCGCTGAAGCGTTCACAGATGGCTTCTATCCTTAATAGAGCATTTGGAGATGTGTATGAAGATCCGACGGGCGTGATCAGGATTCGTGATATTGCTGTCACAGATGCGAACTACCCTGACATTTCCACACTTGTTTATAATGACATTACAGTAGCTGACGCTGATCGTGCTTTTAATCCATGGAGAGATGTGACGCGTGGCCAATACGCGTTGTTTGTCGAAAGGACTATCAGACTGATGGAAGAGAAGTAA
- the secA2 gene encoding accessory Sec system translocase SecA2: MITLIKKITGSRDDRQLKDYRKHVQEINKLEESISLLTDEELRAQTARFRERLTDGEELSDIRNEAFATVREASKRVLGMRHFDVQLIGGLALSDSNIAEMPTGEGKTLVASLPSYLHALEGKGVHVITVNEYLARRDRDLIGQVHEYLGLSVSLNIPGIDPDRKRMAYKADITYGIGSEYGFDYLRDNMVYDLNERVQRPLHFAIIDEVDSVLIDEAKTPLIIAGKDGISTELSYLCARIVKGFEEGTEFHFDLETKTTNLTEEGIAKIERGFDIDNLYDLEHQTLYHYVIQALRARVMFKRDVDYIVKEGKILLIDMFTGRAMEGRSLSNGLHQAIEAKEGLEVTEENKTQAAITIQNYFRKYEKLAGMTGTAKTEEKELRDIYNLGVVQVPTNKPIAREDLEDRIFDTIEQKYENAVDRAEEMHQFGRPVLIGTTSIIQSELVSKALKKRGLPHEVLNAKSVEQEVRLISMAGQKGNITVATNMAGRGTDIVLGEGVRELGGLYVIGTERHESRRIDNQLKGRSGRQGDPGTAEFFVSLEDEMYRRFAGEELEKLKSKISSNKNGEITNKKVKEFIDRVQRICEGANFSMREYNLKLDDVLGLQRATIYDLRDKLLEREAVHPILKKIISSHVEEEIRMQCPEDEPEESWELELLKENLSYMIPTAEFDFINEETPYKAMKKQIKEATDHYVELVDEHLKEPEFAEKLRRFLLSRTDYYWLRHIDAMDRLKEGVGLRSYSQEDPMRQYQREGLELFRMMHYQLEQDVSRQTAQLITQMEKRKNGVTTT, encoded by the coding sequence ATGATTACACTCATCAAAAAAATCACCGGCTCCCGGGACGACCGGCAGCTCAAGGACTACCGGAAACACGTCCAGGAGATCAATAAACTGGAAGAATCCATCTCCCTTTTAACCGACGAAGAGCTGCGAGCGCAGACAGCCCGTTTCAGAGAACGTCTCACAGACGGCGAAGAACTGTCAGATATCCGTAACGAAGCCTTTGCCACAGTTCGCGAAGCCTCAAAACGCGTTCTCGGCATGCGCCACTTTGACGTTCAGCTGATCGGCGGACTTGCACTATCTGACAGCAACATCGCAGAAATGCCAACGGGAGAAGGAAAAACACTTGTTGCCTCCCTTCCTTCCTACCTGCATGCACTTGAAGGGAAAGGCGTACACGTCATCACAGTAAACGAATATCTTGCCAGGCGTGACCGCGACTTAATTGGACAGGTTCACGAATATCTTGGTTTATCAGTCAGCTTGAACATCCCTGGCATCGATCCGGATCGCAAACGGATGGCCTATAAGGCTGATATTACATACGGAATTGGCAGTGAGTATGGCTTTGACTATCTGCGCGACAACATGGTCTACGATCTGAATGAGCGCGTGCAGCGTCCGCTTCATTTTGCGATCATTGATGAAGTGGACAGTGTACTGATTGATGAAGCAAAAACACCGTTAATCATTGCCGGAAAAGACGGGATCAGTACTGAACTTAGCTATCTGTGTGCCCGCATTGTGAAAGGCTTTGAAGAAGGCACTGAGTTCCACTTTGATCTGGAAACAAAAACAACGAACCTGACAGAAGAAGGAATTGCCAAGATTGAACGGGGCTTTGATATCGACAACCTGTATGACCTGGAGCACCAGACACTTTATCATTATGTCATTCAGGCGCTGCGGGCACGCGTTATGTTCAAGCGCGATGTGGATTACATCGTGAAGGAAGGTAAAATTCTTCTGATCGATATGTTTACAGGACGTGCCATGGAAGGCCGTTCGTTAAGTAACGGGCTTCATCAGGCGATCGAAGCCAAAGAAGGTCTGGAAGTCACGGAGGAAAACAAAACCCAGGCTGCCATCACCATCCAGAACTATTTTAGAAAATATGAAAAGCTTGCAGGGATGACCGGAACGGCTAAAACCGAAGAAAAAGAGCTTCGCGACATTTACAACCTCGGCGTTGTTCAGGTCCCAACAAACAAACCGATTGCCCGTGAAGATCTTGAAGACCGTATTTTTGATACGATTGAACAAAAGTATGAAAATGCTGTAGACCGCGCTGAGGAAATGCACCAGTTCGGCCGCCCGGTTTTAATCGGTACAACCTCCATTATCCAATCAGAACTAGTGTCTAAAGCATTGAAAAAGCGCGGACTGCCGCATGAAGTACTGAATGCGAAAAGTGTTGAACAGGAAGTCCGTCTGATCTCGATGGCAGGACAAAAAGGCAATATCACTGTGGCTACCAATATGGCCGGCCGGGGAACGGATATTGTACTCGGTGAAGGTGTGCGCGAGCTTGGCGGTCTGTATGTGATCGGCACTGAACGTCATGAATCCCGCCGTATTGATAACCAGCTAAAAGGTCGATCAGGGCGTCAGGGTGATCCTGGAACGGCGGAATTCTTCGTTTCACTCGAAGATGAGATGTACCGTCGATTTGCCGGCGAAGAGCTTGAAAAGTTAAAGAGCAAAATCAGTTCAAATAAAAACGGGGAAATCACAAACAAAAAAGTAAAAGAGTTCATTGATCGAGTACAGCGGATTTGTGAAGGCGCGAACTTCTCTATGCGTGAATATAACCTGAAGCTGGATGATGTCCTTGGGCTGCAGCGGGCAACCATTTACGACCTGCGCGACAAGCTGCTTGAGCGTGAAGCCGTCCACCCGATTCTGAAGAAAATCATCTCCTCTCATGTGGAGGAAGAAATCCGCATGCAGTGTCCTGAGGATGAGCCGGAAGAATCGTGGGAGCTTGAACTGTTAAAAGAAAACCTTTCTTACATGATTCCGACTGCTGAATTTGATTTTATAAATGAGGAAACACCTTATAAAGCAATGAAAAAGCAGATTAAAGAAGCAACAGATCATTATGTGGAGCTTGTAGATGAGCACCTGAAGGAACCGGAATTCGCTGAAAAACTGAGACGTTTTCTGTTATCAAGAACAGACTACTACTGGTTACGTCATATTGATGCGATGGACCGCCTGAAGGAAGGCGTAGGACTCAGAAGCTATTCACAGGAAGATCCAATGCGTCAGTATCAGCGTGAAGGCCTTGAACTGTTCCGCATGATGCACTATCAGCTTGAGCAGGATGTAAGCCGTCAGACCGCGCAGCTAATCACACAAATGGAAAAACGAAAGAACGGAGTGACAACAACATGA
- a CDS encoding accessory Sec system S-layer assembly protein → MSWLKKFTRDKKKQGKDHAVSSDEVLGTSSDGSGEEQIKTRLSIHPQAQVNDESKYFYQFLNNELPDLKRNQLSLSGIDLEHHEKTGMVSVTAFVRTSLEKPVTLGKTTLLLLNPEGERIARKEFDLAELGELPAESSRPWQFDFEKKTIEAKEIPSEDWQLAFELKPKEVPHRLELDENWEKSLAVEEQEKLSAFVQNTEPPKPGEVNFLGLQQAMKQDGSLHVTLLIRNGSQKNISLEQLPLVIEDAKGDVVAKGGFKLGPLSVSSNTSKPWTFIFPKEMVQKTDADFSRWKAYPPQQA, encoded by the coding sequence ATGAGCTGGCTGAAAAAATTCACACGTGATAAAAAGAAACAAGGTAAAGACCATGCAGTATCCTCTGATGAAGTGCTCGGCACATCATCAGACGGTTCAGGAGAAGAACAAATCAAAACCAGGCTTTCCATTCATCCGCAGGCGCAGGTAAATGATGAGAGCAAATACTTCTATCAGTTTTTAAATAATGAACTTCCTGATCTGAAGCGCAACCAGCTTTCTCTATCCGGTATTGATCTCGAGCATCACGAAAAAACCGGAATGGTCAGCGTAACAGCCTTTGTCCGCACGAGCCTTGAAAAGCCTGTTACTTTAGGCAAGACAACATTACTGCTACTTAATCCTGAAGGCGAACGAATTGCCCGTAAGGAGTTTGATCTTGCAGAACTAGGCGAGCTTCCGGCAGAAAGCAGCCGTCCATGGCAGTTTGATTTTGAGAAGAAGACCATTGAGGCTAAAGAAATTCCTTCTGAAGACTGGCAGCTTGCTTTTGAATTAAAACCAAAAGAAGTGCCACATCGTCTTGAGCTTGATGAAAACTGGGAGAAATCACTTGCTGTAGAAGAGCAGGAAAAGCTTTCAGCATTCGTCCAAAACACCGAACCGCCAAAACCAGGGGAAGTCAATTTCCTCGGACTGCAGCAGGCGATGAAACAGGACGGCAGTCTCCACGTCACACTGCTGATCCGTAACGGCAGTCAGAAAAACATCTCACTCGAGCAGCTTCCACTTGTGATTGAAGATGCAAAAGGAGATGTCGTGGCAAAAGGCGGCTTCAAGCTTGGACCGCTAAGCGTATCATCCAACACAAGCAAACCATGGACCTTCATCTTCCCAAAAGAAATGGTTCAAAAAACAGACGCTGACTTCAGCCGCTGGAAAGCCTATCCACCTCAGCAGGCATAG
- a CDS encoding oligosaccharide repeat unit polymerase family protein produces the protein MKIRHTLQELNRIDMFSPYLFFPFVIFIYFATSLFDFGRFEYFDLTYSVAPVVLTGFLSYWLMVWIVRSKNWRFTITLPDSLRGKSIPLLFLLAGVGLVAYILLIISGQIGIFDAEVRRNPNPSLQFFSAMLWFAALYLGSWFFLVKNRKIGAFLLLLIILIGLFALIGYITPVIVMLFTAIIVFHYMVRPIEFTWFMTALLIVGLTFSMIGFYQLSTEDPSNPLNSRDLPEVSDELNVDQIEERNALLRAKMEETPDVIRGINYKNVTGHVVLSKLMEYTDQEGYLLGDLHASILGPVLPGEQIMPRKLVAELTNSLSVEEGIYITRPGRTTSPTLFGQFYADFGYVGVILGFGLAGFLITILYNQTRQVGERSYQKIAYAFVLTIFTVSLHTGLLDLGLIFMILFAFVTSTVEKKI, from the coding sequence ATGAAGATCAGACATACGCTTCAGGAATTGAATCGCATCGATATGTTTTCACCATACCTGTTTTTCCCTTTTGTCATTTTTATTTATTTTGCCACGAGCCTGTTTGACTTCGGGCGCTTTGAATACTTTGATTTAACGTATTCAGTTGCGCCTGTTGTGCTGACAGGCTTTCTCTCCTATTGGCTGATGGTCTGGATTGTCCGCAGTAAAAACTGGCGGTTCACGATCACGCTCCCGGACAGCCTGAGAGGAAAAAGCATACCTCTCTTGTTTTTGCTTGCAGGAGTTGGACTGGTTGCATACATACTATTAATTATTTCCGGACAAATCGGTATTTTTGATGCGGAAGTCCGTCGAAACCCGAATCCGTCACTGCAGTTTTTCAGCGCGATGCTCTGGTTCGCGGCATTATATCTTGGCAGCTGGTTTTTCCTCGTGAAAAATCGGAAAATTGGCGCGTTTCTTTTACTTTTAATCATCCTGATCGGTTTGTTTGCATTGATCGGCTATATTACACCAGTCATTGTCATGCTTTTTACAGCCATTATTGTTTTTCATTACATGGTGAGACCGATTGAATTCACCTGGTTTATGACGGCACTCTTAATTGTAGGTCTGACGTTTTCCATGATCGGTTTTTATCAGCTGTCAACGGAAGATCCGTCAAACCCGTTAAACAGCCGTGATCTGCCTGAAGTATCTGATGAACTGAATGTGGACCAGATTGAGGAACGAAATGCGTTGCTGCGTGCAAAGATGGAAGAGACACCTGACGTCATTAGAGGGATAAATTATAAGAATGTGACGGGACACGTGGTGTTAAGTAAACTGATGGAATATACCGATCAGGAGGGTTACCTGCTTGGAGATCTTCATGCAAGTATTCTTGGTCCTGTACTTCCGGGCGAGCAGATTATGCCAAGGAAGCTGGTAGCAGAGCTGACAAACTCGCTTTCAGTGGAGGAAGGAATCTATATTACCCGTCCGGGGAGAACCACATCACCGACGTTATTTGGGCAGTTTTATGCGGACTTCGGGTATGTGGGTGTGATCCTTGGATTCGGCCTTGCAGGTTTTCTGATTACGATTTTATATAACCAGACCCGTCAGGTAGGAGAGCGTTCTTATCAGAAAATCGCCTATGCTTTTGTGCTGACAATCTTTACGGTTTCCCTTCATACCGGCCTTTTGGATCTTGGTTTGATCTTTATGATTCTCTTTGCTTTTGTTACGTCTACCGTTGAAAAGAAAATATAA